In Dermochelys coriacea isolate rDerCor1 chromosome 10, rDerCor1.pri.v4, whole genome shotgun sequence, one DNA window encodes the following:
- the ITPRIPL2 gene encoding inositol 1,4,5-trisphosphate receptor-interacting protein-like 2, translated as MTVYTLNLRVFWPLVTCLGTALVCLYQAVRSRAGAPDSDSAPDSGSVPLLKGSALLLLGFLLLRYCASRSGGGECGQRPPAARGPEAPPSSAARRSLLESFHEQQLRLSPHVLGHSKAHVSRIVGELVRAAKAQGLQPASLTPTLRGDFVQIGSAYEQHKVRSPDCFDILVPLRLPPRLELEPRCLGAEEPGLAPELRSAFACALKAPQGAAWPRGYRPFSEGFCVELQGRRYLSSALVLRWFQGHLQRCLGAVLYRLQERCRISLAACPGRQLTLHILPRSDYVCCHISMAVRLIPAIPLGDSLYLIALQPGARKAQPGAACPLQALWGLNVSKQEQRLLSWLKGQTPANSCHLKCLQILKGLRDLRGRGLEQPFGAQWSRVLSSYILKTALFSLLLRGPWHAWEEQFLAERLEDLVLYLRDCLQKRVLMHFFLGNSSVPEAVPVPKLLKEAAPVNLLAAFDAPTLDLAAFQLLNTWNQAPKIIRLYSNPRYLRKSPTLCKHITDTGQESQSN; from the coding sequence ATGACCGTCTACACCCTGAACCTGCGCGTCTTCTGGCCGCTGGTGACTTGCCTGGGCACGGCCCTCGTCTGCCTCTACCAGGCCGTGCGAAGCCGGGCGGGCGCCCCGGACTCGGACAGCGCCCCGGACTCGGGCTCTGTCCCGCTGCTCAAGGGCtccgcgctgctgctgctgggcttcctgCTGCTCCGCTACTGCGCCTCCCGCAGCGGCGGCGGGGAGTGCGGCCAGCGGCCCCCAGCCGCCCGCGGCCCCGAGGCGCCGCCGAGCAGCGCCGCCCGCCGGAGCCTGCTGGAGAGCTTCCACGAGCAGCAGCTGCGGCTCTCCCCGCACGTGCTGGGCCACAGCAAGGCGCACGTGAGCCGCATCGTGGGCGAGCTGGTGCGGGCGGCCAAGGCGCAGGGGCTGCAGCCGGCGTCCCTGACCCCCACCTTGCGCGGGGACTTCGTGCAGATCGGCAGCGCCTACGAGCAGCACAAGGTCCGCAGCCCGGACTGCTTCGACATCCTGGTGCCGCTGCGGCTGCCGCCGCGCCTGGAGCTGGAGCCCCGCTGCCTGGGCGCCGAGGAGCCGGGGCTGGCCCCGGAGCTGCGCAGCGCCTTCGCCTGCGCCCTGAAGGCCCCGCAAGGGGCCGCCTGGCCCCGGGGCTACCGGCCCTTCAGCGAGGGCTTCTGCGTGGAGCTGCAGGGCCGGCGCTACCTGTCCTCGGCCCTGGTGCTGCGCTGGTTCCAGGGCCACCTGCAGCGGTGCCTGGGCGCGGTGCTCTACCGGCTGCAGGAGCGCTGCCGCATCAGCCTGGCCGCCTGCCCGGGCCGCCAGCTCACCCTGCACATCCTGCCGCGCTCCGACTACGTCTGCTGCCACATCTCCATGGCCGTGCGCCTCATCCCCGCCATCCCGCTGGGGGACTCGCTCTATCTCATCGCCCTGCAGCCCGGCGCCAGGAAAGCCCAGCCCGGCGctgcctgccccctgcaggcCCTCTGGGGGCTCAACGTCTCCAAGCAGGAGCAGCGGCTGCTGAGCTGGCTCAAGGGGCAGACCCCGGCCAACTCCTGCCACCTCAAGTGCCTGCAGATCCTCAAAGGGCTGCGGGACCTGCGCGGCCGGGGCTTGGAGCAGCCCTTCGGCGCCCAGTGGAGCCGCGTCCTCTCCTCCTACATCCTCAAGACGGCGCTCTTCTCCTTGTTGCTCCGGGGGCCCTGGCACGCCTGGGAGGAGCAGTTCCTGGCGGAGCGGCTGGAGGATCTGGTGCTGTACCTCAGGGACTGCCTGCAGAAGCGGGTGCTGATGCATTTCTTCCTGGGCAACAGCAGCGTCCCCGAGGCGGTGCCGGTGCCGAAGCTGTTGAAGGAAGCTGCCCCCGTCAATCTGCTGGCTGCCTTTGACGCCCCTACTCTAGACTTGGCCGCCTTCCAGCTGCTGAACACCTGGAACCAGGCTCCTAAGATCATCCGACTGTACAGTAACCCAAGGTACTTGAGGAAGAGCCCCACGTTGTGCAAGCACATCACCGACACCGGCCAAGAGTCCCAGAGCAACTGA